The segment CCGCCGCGCTCGCCCGCCTCGACGGACCCCACCGCCCCGACGCCCCCCACCACTCCGACGACCACGACAGCTCCGACCGGAAGGACTGACCGTGCCGAACCCCTTCGAGCCACCGGACGACCCCGCCGAGCCCTCGCACCTGGTCCTGACCAACGCCGCCGGCCGGCAGAGCCTGTGGCCGGTCTTCGCCGAGGTACCGGACGGCTGGACCGTCGGCTTCCCGGCCCACACGCACCACGCCTGCACCGCCCACCTGGAGGGAGACCCGCGATGACCAAGGAACTGTACGAACTCGGT is part of the Kitasatospora cineracea genome and harbors:
- a CDS encoding MbtH family NRPS accessory protein, which codes for MPNPFEPPDDPAEPSHLVLTNAAGRQSLWPVFAEVPDGWTVGFPAHTHHACTAHLEGDPR